A part of Streptomyces sp. NBC_01497 genomic DNA contains:
- a CDS encoding NAD(P)/FAD-dependent oxidoreductase, protein MSSTVTVNGGISFWYAQDGVPLPREPLGGDVSADVCIVGGGFTGLWTAYYLKKAAPFLNITLLEAKFCGYGASGRNGGWLYNGIAGRDTYAKDHGHDAAVRLQKAMDETVDEVVAVAAEERIEADIHQGGVLEVAYTPAQLTRLREFHTRELAFGETDRVLRGARETAERIHVAGAVGSTWTPHGARLHPAKLVKGLARAVENLGVVIHESTPVTEIRPKHAVTPYGTVRAPYVLRCTEGFTAGLKGARRTWLPMNSSMIATEPLPDSVWDAIGWQGLETLGDMAHAYMYAQRTADGRIALGGRGAPYRFGSKTDNDGRTQAATVTALRDILVRLFPSTAGVGIAHAWSGVLGVPRDWCATVTLDRSTGLGWAGGYVGSGVATTNLAGRTLRDLVLGDSGQAGPTDLTTLPWVGHKVRKWEPEPLRWLGVQGMYAAYREADRRESRGHSADTHAIARAANRITGH, encoded by the coding sequence ATGAGCAGCACGGTCACGGTCAACGGCGGCATCTCCTTCTGGTACGCGCAGGACGGCGTGCCCCTCCCCAGGGAGCCGCTCGGCGGGGACGTGTCCGCCGACGTGTGCATCGTCGGCGGAGGGTTCACCGGACTGTGGACGGCGTACTACCTGAAGAAGGCGGCACCGTTCCTCAACATCACGCTGCTGGAGGCGAAGTTCTGCGGTTACGGCGCGTCCGGCCGCAACGGCGGCTGGCTGTACAACGGCATCGCCGGCCGCGACACCTATGCGAAGGACCACGGCCACGACGCCGCCGTACGCCTGCAGAAGGCGATGGACGAAACCGTGGACGAGGTCGTCGCCGTGGCTGCCGAGGAGCGGATCGAGGCGGACATCCACCAGGGTGGCGTGCTCGAAGTCGCCTACACACCGGCACAGTTGACGCGCCTGCGGGAGTTCCACACCAGGGAGCTCGCGTTCGGCGAGACCGATCGCGTGCTGCGCGGCGCCCGCGAGACGGCCGAACGGATCCACGTCGCGGGCGCCGTCGGCTCGACCTGGACCCCGCACGGCGCACGGCTGCACCCGGCGAAGCTGGTGAAGGGCCTGGCCCGCGCCGTCGAGAACCTGGGCGTGGTGATCCACGAGTCGACGCCGGTCACCGAGATCCGGCCGAAGCACGCGGTCACCCCGTACGGCACCGTGCGCGCGCCGTACGTCCTGCGCTGCACGGAGGGGTTCACGGCGGGCCTGAAGGGCGCCCGGCGCACCTGGCTGCCGATGAACTCCTCGATGATCGCGACCGAGCCGCTGCCGGACTCCGTGTGGGACGCCATCGGCTGGCAGGGCCTGGAGACGCTCGGCGACATGGCCCACGCGTACATGTACGCACAGCGCACGGCCGACGGCCGGATCGCCCTCGGCGGGCGGGGCGCCCCGTACCGCTTCGGCTCGAAGACCGACAACGACGGGCGCACGCAGGCGGCGACGGTCACCGCGCTGCGGGACATCCTGGTGCGCCTCTTCCCGTCCACGGCGGGGGTCGGGATCGCCCACGCCTGGTCGGGCGTGCTCGGCGTACCGCGCGACTGGTGCGCGACGGTGACCCTGGACCGCTCCACCGGCCTCGGCTGGGCCGGCGGCTACGTCGGCTCGGGCGTGGCGACGACGAACCTGGCCGGACGGACCCTGCGGGACCTGGTCCTGGGGGACTCCGGCCAGGCCGGGCCGACGGACCTGACCACCCTGCCCTGGGTGGGCCACAAGGTCCGCAAGTGGGAACCGGAGCCGCTGCGCTGGCTGGGCGTGCAGGGCATGTACGCGGCCTACCGCGAGGCGGACCGCCGCGAGTCCCGGGGCCACTCGGCCGACACCCACGCGATCGCCCGCGCGGCGAACCGGATCACGGGACACTGA
- a CDS encoding restriction endonuclease: MSRGAGGLAGSWAQAQRQQQRQYEAQQRERNAYQREQSRQRQAATRADRERQTQYKRERESEAQRRTAELDGQVAELSGLLVKGCGVEPFRAASLLRTQGPLEPFAPGALAQPVRMPDPARYQPEGRGWSHARRQAAREEARQRYAHDLHAARHAEAQRTRQLDAYRRQYDDWAAGVRAETAAHNDAVRAMTAGLRDGDAATVVEYFTAALYASTAWPDDFPRQVSAAYDRGAGELVLEWELPPFEAVPEIKSVRYVAGADEEREVARPVTQRRALYREALAQCVLLVLRDVFAADEFRTVRAVALNGFVDGPDPATGRPTRVRLASVAVRRADFDAINLALVSPVDCLVDGLRGQLSARPDHLAPVGPVRLPDEVGTSVVVSHGGGDEPDLFEMDPLEFEELVADLFRARGMRALTTVRSGDGGVDVDALDPDPISGGKIVVQVKRYRNTVPPTAVRDLYGTVQDQGANKGLLVTTSGFGNGSRAFANGKPLQLVSGPELVELLHRYGLRGRLGPRTAVPEQRQGGAGDTLVDASADPDANTLGMTWVGDVALDVCALVCRGTRVLSDDHFVFYNNPRTPDGSVAMVEAFAGDRAAIRVGFDGLPPGADRLVLVAAVDPVANPESDLSGFTEAGIRLRDASGTELDRLDVSDGRPGETALVLGSFRRRAGGDWDFVVGGKGYRGGLEALVEDFGIEVE, translated from the coding sequence ATGAGTCGAGGTGCGGGCGGGCTGGCGGGGAGCTGGGCCCAGGCGCAGCGCCAGCAGCAGCGCCAGTACGAGGCGCAGCAGCGGGAGCGGAACGCCTACCAGCGCGAACAGAGCCGGCAGCGGCAGGCGGCGACGCGCGCCGACCGTGAGCGGCAGACGCAGTACAAGCGGGAGCGCGAGAGCGAGGCGCAGCGCCGCACGGCCGAGCTGGACGGGCAGGTCGCGGAGCTGTCGGGGCTGCTGGTGAAGGGCTGCGGCGTCGAGCCGTTCCGGGCGGCCTCGCTGCTGCGCACGCAGGGGCCGCTGGAGCCGTTCGCACCGGGCGCGCTGGCGCAGCCCGTCCGCATGCCGGATCCGGCGCGCTACCAGCCGGAGGGGCGCGGCTGGTCGCACGCGCGCCGGCAGGCCGCGCGGGAGGAGGCGCGGCAGCGGTACGCGCACGACCTGCACGCCGCCCGGCACGCGGAGGCGCAGCGCACGCGGCAACTGGACGCCTACCGGCGCCAGTACGACGACTGGGCGGCCGGGGTACGGGCCGAGACGGCGGCCCACAACGACGCGGTCCGCGCCATGACGGCGGGCCTGCGCGACGGTGACGCCGCGACGGTCGTGGAGTACTTCACCGCCGCGCTGTACGCGTCGACGGCGTGGCCGGACGACTTCCCGCGCCAGGTGAGCGCCGCGTACGACCGGGGCGCCGGCGAACTGGTGCTGGAGTGGGAGCTGCCGCCGTTCGAGGCGGTCCCCGAGATCAAGTCCGTACGGTACGTGGCGGGAGCCGACGAGGAGCGCGAGGTGGCGCGGCCGGTGACGCAGCGGCGCGCGCTGTACCGGGAAGCCCTCGCGCAGTGCGTGCTGCTGGTGCTGCGGGACGTCTTCGCGGCCGACGAGTTCCGTACGGTCCGCGCCGTCGCGCTCAACGGTTTCGTCGACGGGCCCGACCCGGCGACGGGCCGGCCGACGCGCGTCCGCCTGGCGTCCGTGGCCGTACGGCGCGCCGACTTCGACGCGATCAACCTGGCACTGGTCAGCCCGGTGGACTGCCTGGTCGACGGGTTGCGCGGGCAGTTGTCCGCGCGGCCCGACCACCTGGCCCCGGTCGGGCCCGTACGGCTGCCGGACGAGGTCGGCACGAGCGTCGTGGTCTCGCACGGCGGCGGGGACGAACCGGACCTCTTCGAGATGGACCCGCTGGAGTTCGAGGAGCTCGTCGCCGACCTGTTCCGGGCGCGCGGGATGCGGGCGCTGACGACTGTCAGATCAGGTGACGGCGGGGTGGACGTGGACGCCCTCGACCCCGACCCGATCAGCGGCGGCAAGATCGTGGTCCAGGTGAAGCGGTACCGCAACACGGTCCCGCCGACGGCGGTGCGCGATCTGTACGGCACGGTGCAGGACCAGGGCGCGAACAAGGGCCTGCTGGTGACGACGTCGGGGTTCGGCAACGGCTCACGCGCCTTCGCCAACGGCAAGCCGCTGCAACTCGTCTCGGGCCCCGAACTGGTGGAGCTCCTGCACCGGTACGGCCTGCGCGGGCGTCTCGGCCCCCGCACCGCCGTCCCCGAGCAGCGGCAGGGCGGCGCGGGCGACACCCTCGTCGACGCGTCGGCCGACCCGGACGCGAACACGCTCGGCATGACCTGGGTGGGGGATGTGGCCCTCGACGTGTGCGCGCTGGTCTGCCGGGGCACGCGCGTGCTCAGCGACGACCACTTCGTGTTCTACAACAACCCCCGCACACCAGACGGTTCGGTCGCGATGGTCGAGGCCTTCGCGGGTGACCGCGCGGCGATACGCGTCGGCTTCGACGGCCTGCCGCCGGGCGCCGACCGGCTGGTCCTGGTCGCGGCGGTGGATCCGGTCGCCAACCCGGAGTCCGACCTGTCGGGCTTCACCGAGGCGGGCATCCGCCTGCGCGACGCGTCGGGCACCGAGCTGGACCGCCTGGACGTGTCGGACGGCAGACCGGGCGAAACGGCCCTGGTCCTGGGCTCGTTCCGGCGTCGCGCGGGCGGGGACTGGGACTTCGTGGTCGGCGGCAAGGGCTACCGGGGCGGCCTGGAGGCGCTGGTGGAGGACTTCGGGATAGAGGTGGAGTAG
- a CDS encoding VOC family protein, translated as MPKLTPNLWFDSNGMEAAEYYVSVFPNSRINHVSHYGEAGPGPAGAVLTVDFELDGQPYTIINGGPQFTFDEAVSFLINCADQAEIDAYWDRLVGDGGQEGPCGWLKDKYGLSWQVVPEAMAELIADPDPARADRAMKAMLGMKKLDLVALRAAADGA; from the coding sequence ATGCCGAAGCTCACCCCGAACCTCTGGTTCGACTCGAACGGCATGGAGGCGGCCGAGTACTACGTGTCCGTCTTCCCGAACTCGCGGATCAATCACGTCTCGCACTACGGCGAGGCAGGTCCGGGCCCGGCGGGCGCCGTCCTGACCGTCGACTTCGAGCTGGACGGCCAGCCGTACACGATCATCAACGGCGGCCCGCAGTTCACATTCGACGAGGCCGTGTCGTTCCTGATCAACTGTGCCGACCAGGCCGAGATCGACGCGTACTGGGACCGGCTGGTCGGTGACGGCGGCCAGGAGGGGCCCTGCGGGTGGCTGAAGGACAAGTACGGGCTGTCCTGGCAGGTCGTGCCCGAGGCCATGGCCGAGCTGATCGCCGACCCGGACCCGGCCAGGGCCGACCGGGCGATGAAGGCCATGCTCGGTATGAAGAAGCTGGACCTGGTGGCGCTCAGGGCGGCGGCCGACGGCGCCTGA